In Catalinimonas alkaloidigena, a single genomic region encodes these proteins:
- a CDS encoding ligase-associated DNA damage response DEXH box helicase, producing the protein MSTLSPLHHWFHARGWQVFPFQEETWQAFLEGKNGLLNAPTGSGKTLALWGACVADYLHDHPDAWQTPRKNGLRVLWITPLRALAKDLQKAMQGFCDDLGLPWRVELRTGDTSSSVRQRQLKSPPECLIITPESLHILLSQKDARRLLGQVRACVVDEWHELLGNKRGVQVELGLARLREFRPSGFRTWGISATIANLEEARDVLLGESWPGRTDQRVIVRAELDKRLRLQTLFPDRIDRFPWSGHLGLQMVEKVLPIIQQSRTTLLFCNTRAQTELWYRQLLEADLTLAGQIAMHHGSIDAQIRSWVEEALKEGRVKVVVCTSSLDLGVDFAPVETIVQIGSTKSLARLLQRAGRSGHQPGAESVLYFVPTHALELMEAAAFKEGIRRHVIEGRAPLQAPIDVLAQYLVTLAVGEGFRADEQFDVVTSTHAYRNLSLDEWDWVLHFITTGGASLGAYDEFSRVDVTDDGLFRIASRKAALRHRLGIGTIVSNPMLRLKLVGGSTIGQVEENFVGKLEPGDTFWFAGQVLEFVRLKELTVFVRKARRKTGVLPRWQGNRMPLSSVLADLLREKMEEAAHHEIVDEELVALQPLFDVQRGWSALPERQELLVEHVKTREGYHLFLYPFEGRVVHEMLATLFAYRFSQLRPVSISFASNDYGLELLADQPFPLELLEQGGLFSAEHLREDLQQAVHTSELTSRRFREVAVIAGLVFQGYPGRPLTGRHLQASTKLMYDVMQRYDPHNLLLQQAHREVMEGQLESTRLHHVLMRLQALTPLVQQPPRPTPLGFPILVDRMRETISSEKLEDRIAKMTLQLERALE; encoded by the coding sequence ATGTCTACACTCTCCCCTCTGCACCATTGGTTCCACGCGCGCGGCTGGCAGGTATTTCCGTTTCAGGAAGAGACGTGGCAGGCGTTCCTGGAAGGCAAAAACGGTCTTCTTAACGCACCGACGGGGAGCGGGAAAACGCTGGCCCTGTGGGGTGCCTGCGTTGCCGATTACCTCCACGACCATCCCGACGCCTGGCAAACGCCGCGCAAAAACGGGCTGCGGGTACTGTGGATCACGCCCCTGCGGGCGCTGGCGAAAGACCTGCAAAAGGCGATGCAGGGTTTCTGCGACGACCTCGGCTTGCCCTGGCGGGTCGAGTTGCGCACCGGCGATACCTCCTCTTCGGTACGGCAAAGGCAACTTAAAAGTCCCCCTGAGTGCCTCATCATCACGCCCGAAAGTTTACACATCCTGCTCAGTCAGAAAGACGCCCGCCGACTGCTGGGGCAGGTCCGCGCCTGTGTGGTAGACGAGTGGCACGAGCTGCTGGGCAACAAACGCGGGGTGCAAGTCGAACTGGGGCTGGCCCGGCTGCGGGAATTCCGTCCCTCCGGCTTCCGGACGTGGGGCATCTCGGCCACCATCGCCAACCTGGAAGAAGCACGCGACGTGCTGCTGGGAGAATCCTGGCCCGGGCGAACGGACCAGCGGGTCATTGTACGCGCCGAGCTCGACAAACGACTGCGGCTACAAACCTTGTTTCCCGATCGCATCGACCGCTTTCCGTGGAGCGGCCACCTCGGCCTGCAGATGGTCGAGAAAGTGTTGCCCATCATTCAGCAAAGCCGCACCACCTTGCTCTTTTGCAACACGCGGGCGCAGACCGAACTCTGGTACCGGCAACTGCTGGAAGCCGACCTTACGCTGGCGGGACAAATCGCGATGCACCACGGATCCATCGACGCTCAGATTCGTAGTTGGGTGGAAGAGGCCCTGAAAGAAGGCCGCGTCAAAGTGGTGGTCTGCACGTCGTCGTTGGATTTGGGCGTTGATTTCGCGCCGGTAGAGACCATCGTGCAGATCGGCAGTACCAAAAGCCTCGCGCGGCTTCTGCAACGGGCCGGGCGCAGTGGGCACCAACCCGGGGCTGAAAGCGTCCTCTACTTCGTCCCGACGCATGCGCTCGAACTCATGGAAGCGGCGGCCTTTAAAGAAGGCATCCGGCGCCACGTGATCGAAGGGCGGGCACCCTTGCAGGCTCCCATCGACGTGCTGGCGCAATACCTGGTGACGCTCGCCGTGGGCGAAGGCTTCCGGGCGGACGAACAGTTCGACGTGGTCACGTCCACGCACGCGTACCGCAATTTATCACTCGACGAATGGGACTGGGTGCTGCATTTTATCACCACAGGCGGGGCCAGCCTCGGCGCGTACGACGAGTTCTCACGGGTCGACGTTACCGACGATGGCCTTTTCCGCATTGCCAGCCGCAAAGCCGCACTGCGGCATCGCCTCGGCATAGGCACCATCGTGAGCAACCCTATGCTCCGCCTGAAACTGGTGGGTGGCTCAACCATCGGGCAGGTGGAAGAGAATTTTGTGGGCAAACTGGAGCCGGGCGACACGTTCTGGTTTGCCGGGCAGGTCCTGGAGTTTGTGCGCCTGAAAGAGCTGACGGTATTCGTGCGGAAAGCGCGGCGCAAAACCGGTGTGCTGCCCCGCTGGCAGGGCAACCGGATGCCGCTTTCGTCGGTCCTGGCCGACCTGTTGCGGGAAAAGATGGAAGAGGCAGCGCACCATGAAATCGTGGACGAAGAACTGGTCGCCCTGCAACCCTTATTCGACGTGCAGCGCGGCTGGTCGGCCCTGCCCGAGCGACAGGAATTGCTGGTAGAACATGTAAAAACCCGCGAAGGTTACCACCTGTTTCTCTACCCATTCGAAGGGCGCGTGGTCCACGAAATGCTCGCCACCCTGTTTGCGTATCGGTTCAGCCAGCTGCGCCCGGTGTCCATTTCGTTCGCCAGCAACGATTACGGCCTGGAACTACTGGCCGATCAGCCGTTTCCGCTGGAGCTGTTGGAACAAGGCGGGCTGTTCAGTGCAGAGCACCTGAGGGAAGATCTGCAACAGGCTGTTCACACCAGCGAACTGACCAGTCGGCGCTTTCGCGAAGTCGCGGTCATTGCCGGGCTGGTGTTTCAGGGATATCCGGGGCGGCCTCTGACGGGACGCCATTTACAGGCCTCTACCAAACTGATGTACGACGTCATGCAACGCTACGATCCGCACAACCTGCTGTTGCAACAGGCCCATCGGGAGGTGATGGAAGGGCAACTGGAAAGCACACGACTGCACCACGTGCTGATGCGGCTCCAGGCACTCACGCCGCTGGTGCAGCAACCGCCACGCCCCACACCTCTCGGCTTCCCCATTCTGGTAGACCGGATGCGTGAAACCATTAGCTCAGAAAAACTGGAAGATCGGATTGCCAAGATGACGCTCCAACTAGAACGGGCACTGGAGTAA
- a CDS encoding App1 family protein, with the protein MSELKRIFQRIASNADDFIDELRDRFTEHTGGYGPVQLVTYRGLGNKEEIYLKGRVLLDRNVKPAGETDSVWRNLMAMYKRFNTREIPNVRVRARFAGQEQTVRTNAEGYFEVRFALQLQLPDWRDWYEVELELLDQVAEGQETVRATGHVQVAHAESVFGVISDLDDTVLETGATNLLKMARLTFLNNARTRLPFAGVAAFYRALQRGPQGKGFHPIYYVSSSPWNLYDLLVEFCQVHGIPDGPLMLRDIGIDQEMTGGHHTHKLAQIEHIMRYTDPLPYILIGDSGQQDPEIYERVVEEYPGRVKAIYIRDVSEDARDSEVFRIAQRVRDQGVEFVFVRDTLDAAHHALQHGYLYAGALEDIGLDAKLDKEAPSDLEQIMGLEGK; encoded by the coding sequence ATGTCTGAACTAAAACGCATTTTTCAGCGCATTGCCAGCAATGCCGACGACTTCATCGACGAACTTCGCGACCGTTTTACCGAGCATACCGGGGGCTACGGTCCCGTGCAACTTGTGACTTACCGGGGGCTGGGTAACAAAGAGGAAATCTACCTGAAAGGGCGGGTACTGCTGGACCGGAACGTGAAACCCGCGGGCGAAACCGACAGCGTCTGGCGTAACCTGATGGCGATGTACAAGCGGTTCAACACGCGCGAAATTCCCAATGTACGGGTACGGGCGCGGTTCGCGGGGCAGGAGCAAACCGTTCGGACCAACGCGGAAGGTTACTTCGAGGTACGCTTTGCGCTGCAGTTGCAACTTCCCGACTGGCGCGACTGGTATGAAGTAGAATTGGAGTTGCTCGACCAGGTCGCCGAAGGCCAGGAAACGGTCCGGGCAACCGGCCACGTGCAGGTGGCACACGCCGAAAGCGTGTTTGGGGTCATCTCCGACCTGGACGACACCGTACTGGAAACCGGGGCAACCAACCTTCTGAAAATGGCGCGGTTGACGTTCCTCAACAACGCCCGCACGCGTCTGCCTTTTGCAGGCGTGGCTGCTTTTTACCGGGCGCTGCAACGCGGGCCGCAGGGCAAGGGCTTTCATCCGATCTATTACGTATCGAGCAGCCCCTGGAATCTGTACGACCTGCTGGTGGAATTTTGCCAGGTACACGGCATTCCCGACGGACCGCTGATGTTGCGCGACATTGGCATCGACCAGGAAATGACGGGTGGCCATCACACCCACAAGCTGGCGCAGATCGAGCACATCATGCGCTATACTGATCCGTTGCCTTACATCCTGATTGGCGACAGCGGCCAGCAAGATCCCGAAATCTACGAGCGCGTGGTGGAAGAATATCCCGGCCGTGTCAAAGCCATCTACATCCGGGACGTGAGCGAAGATGCTCGCGACAGTGAGGTATTCCGTATTGCGCAGCGTGTGCGCGACCAGGGCGTGGAATTTGTGTTTGTGCGCGATACGCTCGACGCCGCGCACCATGCGCTTCAGCACGGGTACCTCTACGCCGGGGCACTGGAAGACATTGGGCTCGATGCCAAGCTCGATAAGGAAGCGCCTAGCGATCTGGAACAGATCATGGGATTGGAGGGCAAGTAA
- a CDS encoding DUF3124 domain-containing protein — protein sequence MLMRFVIFLLGIGFVACQSATEPPAVELLPSHDYTYVDVTPADLAYREAVYVPIYSDIYYMDGTRRFLLTATLSIRNTSLTDSLYVTHVDYYDSQGELTRTYLEQTALVKPMASLEFVVEDAEHRGGAGANFLVRWGTRAASAQPVIQAVMIGARSQQGISFLTEGVVIERDSTVQSPLPE from the coding sequence ATGCTGATGCGCTTCGTCATTTTTCTGTTGGGGATAGGCTTCGTCGCTTGTCAGTCGGCCACCGAACCGCCGGCCGTGGAGCTCCTGCCCAGTCACGACTATACTTACGTGGACGTAACGCCCGCCGACCTGGCCTACCGGGAGGCGGTGTATGTACCGATCTACTCCGACATCTACTACATGGACGGCACCCGCCGCTTTCTGTTGACGGCCACCCTCAGCATTCGCAACACCAGCCTAACCGATTCCCTTTACGTGACCCACGTCGACTACTACGATTCGCAGGGGGAGCTGACGCGCACTTACCTGGAACAAACGGCGCTGGTGAAGCCGATGGCTTCGCTGGAGTTTGTCGTGGAGGATGCCGAACACCGGGGCGGGGCCGGGGCCAACTTCCTGGTGCGGTGGGGAACCCGCGCCGCTTCGGCACAACCCGTGATTCAGGCCGTGATGATCGGCGCGCGCTCGCAGCAAGGCATTTCGTTCCTGACCGAAGGTGTAGTGATTGAGCGGGATTCTACCGTTCAAAGCCCCTTGCCCGAGTGA
- a CDS encoding potassium/proton antiporter encodes MLTLPYAAFLVIAGVLVILSILGGRFLSRFGFSSLLVTLGIGMLVGNGGRYDFDFDYPLLTLRISEMALSVIIFAGGFTSEWKRFRPVLWQGISLATLGVLLTALCVALFVHFVLGWAFLPALLLGAIISSTDAAAVFSILENTGLRLKQGVSEVLELESGTNDPMAYFLTFSLTTLLLLPDQPVLSLLPGFVLTMLIGLGSGLLLGRVTWWIITKVTLKRGQNIVVLIGLILVLYGLNVLLGGSAFLAIYTAGLVLGNAPWQHRQLNIHFFEGLSWLMETGLFLLLGLQVYLQELTHMYRYGLYVALLLIVVARPVGTYLSLLFFRSPSRRGKVFFAWVGLRGATPIVFALIPVVQRVPQAELIFNISFIVVIVSILVQGTTVAPVARWLGLEEEASAHSGKGL; translated from the coding sequence ATGCTTACCCTCCCTTACGCAGCTTTTTTGGTCATTGCCGGTGTACTGGTCATCCTCAGCATTCTGGGCGGTCGGTTTCTCTCCCGTTTTGGCTTCTCTTCGCTGCTCGTCACGCTGGGGATCGGCATGCTGGTCGGCAACGGCGGGCGTTACGATTTCGATTTCGACTATCCGCTGCTGACGTTGCGAATCAGCGAAATGGCGCTGAGTGTCATCATCTTCGCCGGCGGGTTCACGTCCGAATGGAAGCGCTTCCGGCCGGTGCTGTGGCAGGGAATTTCCCTGGCCACGCTGGGGGTGCTGCTGACCGCCCTGTGTGTCGCACTGTTTGTCCATTTTGTACTGGGGTGGGCCTTTTTACCTGCGCTGCTGCTGGGGGCCATCATCTCTTCGACCGATGCGGCGGCCGTCTTCTCCATCCTGGAAAACACCGGCCTGCGGCTTAAGCAAGGCGTCAGCGAAGTGCTCGAACTGGAATCGGGCACCAACGACCCGATGGCCTATTTCCTGACCTTCAGCCTGACCACCCTTCTGCTCCTCCCCGACCAACCCGTGCTGTCGCTGCTGCCCGGCTTTGTGTTGACCATGCTGATCGGGCTGGGGAGTGGCCTGCTGCTGGGGCGCGTCACCTGGTGGATCATCACCAAAGTGACCTTGAAACGTGGGCAAAACATCGTCGTGCTGATCGGCCTGATCCTGGTACTGTATGGCCTGAACGTGCTGCTGGGCGGTAGTGCCTTTCTGGCGATTTACACGGCGGGGCTGGTGCTGGGCAACGCACCGTGGCAACACCGGCAACTGAACATCCACTTTTTCGAGGGCCTTTCGTGGTTGATGGAAACCGGGCTGTTCCTGCTGCTAGGACTGCAAGTGTACCTGCAGGAACTCACGCACATGTACCGCTACGGTCTCTACGTCGCCTTACTCTTGATCGTGGTGGCCCGCCCGGTGGGCACGTACCTGTCGCTGCTGTTTTTCCGGTCGCCTTCGCGCCGGGGCAAAGTCTTTTTCGCGTGGGTGGGCCTGCGCGGCGCCACGCCGATTGTGTTTGCGCTGATTCCGGTTGTGCAACGCGTGCCCCAGGCCGAGCTGATCTTCAACATCTCGTTCATCGTGGTGATCGTTTCCATCCTCGTACAAGGCACCACCGTCGCCCCCGTTGCCCGCTGGCTAGGGCTGGAAGAGGAAGCTTCTGCTCACTCGGGCAAGGGGCTTTGA
- a CDS encoding sodium:solute symporter family protein gives MVVVAVLLYLGGTLLIGALTSRFVKNSEDFVLAGRQLPLVLAASALFATWFGAETVLGASSEFAEHGLIGVVEDPFGAALCLFLVGLLFARPLYRMNLLTFGDFYRKKFGRRVELVASLLLIPSYFGWIAAQLVATGILFHTLSGIPVLWGVLIGAASVLIYTYLGGMWAISVTDFLQTCVIIVGLLLLAFNLLDRAGGFAPILAEVPDGFFRFLPEHTWDGWITYLAAWMTIGLGSIPGQDIFQRVMAARSARTAVRASYLGSALYLSVAALPLFIALCVKVLHPELLAGDAQLALPSIVLAEAPPWLQVAFFGALLSAILSTTSGAILAPATILAENILRPYLQPDERVFLRLLRLSVVLITLVSTVLASIRADIYELVGESSAFTLVALFVPLVAGIYGRRTTPTGAMGAMVGGFTVWVSMTYGPVPEGPLPSILWGLLASVVGLWLGNRVHKRPHKMVVGSDTSLEEVGPRRTRR, from the coding sequence ATGGTAGTCGTTGCGGTACTCCTGTACCTGGGAGGTACTTTGCTGATTGGCGCACTGACCAGTCGCTTCGTCAAGAACTCTGAAGATTTTGTGCTGGCCGGGCGTCAGTTGCCGCTGGTGCTGGCGGCCTCTGCGTTATTTGCGACCTGGTTCGGGGCCGAAACGGTGCTGGGGGCTTCCTCCGAATTTGCAGAACACGGCCTGATCGGCGTCGTGGAAGATCCGTTCGGGGCTGCGCTGTGTCTGTTCTTGGTAGGCTTGCTTTTTGCCCGGCCGCTCTACCGGATGAACCTGCTGACGTTCGGCGACTTTTATCGAAAAAAGTTCGGGCGGCGGGTCGAACTCGTCGCCAGTCTCCTGTTAATTCCCTCGTATTTTGGTTGGATTGCCGCCCAGTTGGTGGCGACCGGCATTCTGTTCCACACGCTGTCGGGCATTCCGGTGCTCTGGGGCGTATTGATCGGGGCCGCTTCGGTGCTGATTTACACGTACCTGGGCGGGATGTGGGCCATTTCCGTGACTGATTTTCTGCAAACGTGTGTCATCATCGTCGGCCTGCTGCTGCTGGCGTTCAACCTGCTGGACCGCGCGGGTGGGTTTGCGCCCATCCTGGCGGAAGTCCCCGACGGATTTTTCCGGTTTCTGCCCGAACACACGTGGGACGGGTGGATTACCTACTTGGCCGCGTGGATGACGATCGGACTGGGGTCCATTCCCGGGCAGGACATCTTCCAGCGGGTGATGGCGGCGCGTTCGGCACGGACGGCGGTGCGGGCTTCGTATCTGGGGAGTGCGCTGTACCTCTCGGTGGCAGCCCTTCCGTTATTTATTGCACTGTGCGTCAAGGTACTGCACCCGGAACTGCTGGCGGGCGACGCACAACTGGCCCTGCCGTCGATCGTCCTGGCCGAAGCACCTCCCTGGTTGCAGGTAGCGTTTTTCGGGGCATTGCTGTCGGCAATTCTCAGTACAACGAGCGGAGCGATTCTGGCACCGGCCACCATCCTGGCCGAAAACATTCTACGGCCGTACCTACAGCCCGACGAGCGGGTGTTCCTGCGGTTGTTGCGCCTCAGTGTCGTACTGATTACGCTCGTGAGCACGGTACTGGCCAGCATTCGTGCCGACATCTACGAGTTGGTGGGCGAGTCGTCGGCGTTTACGCTGGTCGCGCTTTTTGTGCCGCTGGTTGCCGGAATTTACGGCCGCCGCACCACGCCTACCGGCGCGATGGGGGCCATGGTGGGTGGATTTACCGTATGGGTGAGCATGACGTATGGACCCGTGCCCGAAGGGCCCCTGCCGTCCATCCTGTGGGGATTGCTGGCCAGTGTGGTGGGACTGTGGCTGGGCAATCGGGTACACAAACGGCCGCACAAAATGGTGGTCGGAAGCGACACTTCGCTGGAAGAAGTGGGCCCCCGCCGTACGCGGCGCTGA
- a CDS encoding spore photoproduct lyase family protein encodes MIDSFSVEPIAGRASRLWYPKRVLFTPDTLREPFGQRIYERITRLGLPVEVLSSNRLTGLRGATERETYRQAKQTLAIVNAPPSALKFQPIPPSADWQFHLAQGCPAHCQYCYLAGSLQGPPVVRAYANLPAILEATQAYERPHQVTTFEASCYTDPLSLEHLTGSLSTAIQHFATRPGTQLRWVTKFHQVAPLLNLPHAGRTRARISLNAAPVARYLEAGTSSLPDRLAALRQLAQAGYPVGVVLAPIMPLEDWPQHYGQLLDALQATLDFPVDLTFELISHRFTPGSKEVLQRWYPQSKLEMDEAQRAVKRNKFGGLKYVYRPEEMRALRMFFTDELARRFPQAPILYWT; translated from the coding sequence ATGATCGATTCCTTTTCTGTCGAGCCCATTGCTGGTCGTGCGTCACGCCTTTGGTATCCCAAACGGGTGTTGTTTACGCCGGATACCCTGCGCGAACCGTTCGGGCAACGCATCTACGAGCGGATTACTCGCTTGGGTTTGCCCGTCGAGGTCTTGTCGTCCAACCGGCTGACGGGTTTGCGGGGAGCCACCGAGCGGGAAACCTACCGTCAGGCGAAACAAACGCTGGCGATTGTCAACGCCCCGCCCAGTGCCCTGAAATTCCAACCGATTCCGCCTTCCGCCGACTGGCAGTTTCACCTGGCGCAGGGCTGTCCGGCCCACTGTCAGTATTGTTACCTGGCGGGCAGTTTGCAGGGGCCGCCGGTGGTGCGGGCGTACGCCAACCTGCCCGCCATTCTGGAAGCGACCCAAGCCTATGAACGGCCCCATCAGGTGACCACCTTCGAAGCCAGTTGTTACACCGATCCGCTGTCGCTGGAACACCTGACGGGCAGTTTGTCGACTGCCATCCAACATTTCGCGACGCGTCCCGGCACGCAGTTGCGCTGGGTTACCAAGTTTCATCAGGTAGCGCCGCTGTTGAATCTCCCGCACGCGGGACGGACACGGGCGCGAATCAGTCTGAATGCCGCCCCGGTCGCGCGATACCTGGAGGCGGGGACCTCGTCGCTTCCGGATCGGCTGGCGGCTTTGCGGCAGCTTGCGCAGGCAGGCTACCCGGTCGGCGTAGTGCTTGCGCCGATCATGCCGCTGGAAGACTGGCCGCAGCACTACGGCCAATTGCTAGACGCCTTGCAGGCCACGCTGGATTTTCCTGTTGACCTGACGTTTGAGTTGATCAGCCACCGGTTCACGCCCGGCTCCAAAGAGGTTTTGCAACGGTGGTACCCGCAGTCGAAACTGGAGATGGACGAGGCACAGCGGGCGGTCAAGCGGAACAAGTTCGGCGGCCTGAAATACGTGTATCGTCCCGAGGAGATGCGTGCGCTGCGGATGTTCTTCACCGACGAACTGGCCCGGCGTTTTCCTCAGGCGCCTATTTTGTACTGGACGTAA
- a CDS encoding FKBP-type peptidyl-prolyl cis-trans isomerase: MKTVQYVSILLTGVCLWSCQDKEPSANERFDENANQIQQYLSDNSIDAQQTASGVFYRITEAHADSIKPKTGEQVSISYEGYLLDGAQFGKADSTEPLSFVLNAGLIIPGLNEGVAQFRKGEKGQIFINSYHAFWDQGRDSETPYVDIPPYAPLRFDIKVLDIKTEDQLIREFIADSSLTATRTSSGLYYVEQEEGQGEQAVNGKEVSVDYTGYLLSGYKFDSGKSFGFKVGSGVISGFSEGISLMKKGGKALLIMPSSLAYGEQGSNAIPPYAPLIFEVKLVEVN; the protein is encoded by the coding sequence ATGAAAACAGTTCAGTATGTGTCGATTTTGTTAACCGGTGTCTGCCTGTGGTCATGTCAGGACAAAGAGCCTTCCGCCAACGAGCGGTTCGACGAGAACGCCAACCAGATTCAGCAGTACCTGAGTGACAACAGCATTGACGCACAACAAACCGCTTCGGGGGTTTTTTACCGCATTACCGAAGCGCATGCCGACAGCATAAAGCCGAAAACCGGGGAGCAGGTGTCCATTTCGTACGAAGGGTACCTGTTGGATGGGGCGCAGTTCGGTAAGGCCGATTCGACCGAGCCGCTGTCTTTTGTACTCAACGCCGGTCTGATCATCCCCGGGTTGAACGAAGGCGTGGCGCAGTTCCGGAAAGGTGAAAAAGGACAGATCTTTATCAACTCGTACCACGCGTTCTGGGACCAGGGGCGCGACAGTGAAACGCCTTACGTCGACATTCCGCCCTACGCACCGTTGCGGTTCGACATCAAGGTGCTCGACATCAAAACCGAAGATCAGCTGATTCGCGAGTTTATCGCCGACAGCAGCCTGACGGCGACGCGTACCTCGTCGGGCCTGTACTACGTGGAGCAGGAAGAAGGCCAGGGCGAACAGGCGGTCAACGGCAAGGAAGTATCGGTCGATTATACCGGGTATCTGCTGAGCGGCTACAAGTTCGATAGCGGCAAGTCGTTTGGATTCAAAGTCGGCAGCGGGGTCATCAGCGGCTTCAGCGAAGGCATCAGCCTGATGAAGAAAGGGGGCAAAGCCCTGTTGATCATGCCTTCGAGCCTGGCGTACGGGGAACAGGGAAGCAATGCCATCCCCCCGTATGCACCGCTGATCTTCGAAGTGAAATTAGTGGAGGTCAACTAA